GTTCCttttctctgactttgagctcacacccatgCTGGAGGAAGTTGTGGGTTATGCGGGCCTTAATGGAAACCTTAGAAGTAGATATCTAgtgtcaccaagaccggtatctccccACAGATTTCTGGATCTActgagtattagtcgggatatTTAGGATGGAAATTTATCTGAAGGGTATTgcactctccaattcttgtatcaacgctATTGTAACCCCCGAGGTTTTGAAGAGCCGAACACTAGTCTGACCCATGCCAGAAATAAagacaaatgggaggcaaggcgggGTTTGGCTTTTATAGTAGCCTTTGTGGGTGTTGTAGTCTGTCCGTgaaaagatggtaatatagagGTGGGTCTCGTATAAAtgatcgatgttgcaatcaagaaagccAACAGCACTAtggttcccctgatcttatctgaaatctactgagccttgactatctgtcgggaaggaggaaagttcttccaaggctgcaatctgttactacaattatggatgcaggaacatctctgccaccgggttgggtatatgaattacggtATGATCGGTTTGAGTTGCATTGtagaatttgaaagccgagtaGTGGGTATTGAATTCCCTGAGGGTACTGAAGCTTGGTTTGCACATTTGATATCCTTGACTGccgataaaattgagtgggcgTTCGGATGGCTTCTTGTCACCGAAGCAGTATACATGTCAGCTGAAGTGTGTTATCTCCTCCTGATGGGCATCCGAAGCATCCAATTGTATGCCCCCCACAGGGTTTTGCACCAATTGGGAAGATTTCAAACCGTTCCCCATGACAAAGATTTGAGTAAACATGTCATTGAATTGGGCCAAAAAGCCATATTTCCAGAAGGGAGAATTCCCCAGGTGTGGAATGAATgtagatttcttgaacctaagactatggtgcgggatctagctagaggtgaagtAGACCCAAGTACATTATTTGGTTCggtaaaaggttccagattccggagagacctgctaagagagcTCATGTTCAGCAACTCACTAACGACtcgcaagagcagtggggctggttggcaagAGAAAAAAGCTACAAAGCTAAAATAAGCCAGTTGGAAAGGCAAGTCATgtaccttcagtttgaaaatggtttgcaagctgccgcagatgagggagaaaagaaaaagctatctcaagaaaatgaagccctcaaagctaaaatccggaagatgaaaatagctgctagaaacccagAAAGAAGtcgagcggatgaaaggcttataagcagtctgaaaaagaaagcccttgagtgtcaagatgacttagaaaagtctgaggccagtcTAGCAAAAGCTCGGGCTCAATTAGTAGAAAAGGCAAAAGGTCGGACACAGTTTGTGCAACAACTGAagagaaagtatgaagggacaatcaccagcctGAGAAAAAAGGTAACTACTCTTGATaatgaggcagccaagcaggcTAAAGACTTCAGAGCTGACAAGGAACActattatgatttgatggctcataTGGAGGAAGAAATacaacagttgcaaaatcaacaccttCACGACTCTCAGGTATTAGAAGACAGGAATCAGCAGATAGGGCGactgcttcaggaaaagggcaGAATCCGAGAGAGGATCAGAGCCATTGCTGACTACATTACTGTGAAGTGCAAAAtgtgtgaggacatgactcgtGCCACCTTCTTCGCTGTAGTGATGACTTTCGTtcgccagataatgagtgatttggagcggtTGCAAGGGGATCTCGCATATAGGCTCGCGGCGAGACCTAATGATGTCCCGAGGgcccaggagcattaatgtattcctGATTTTCACTTGAGTCtgtttctgttggagtctgtcaATTTATTtccgagtctgtattttctttctgtcagAGTCTATTAGTCGATTTTTGATTCTGTATTGTCATCTTGCTATTAGAGTCTGTTGGTTCCCTTTTCAagtttgttagttttgagtcattgtaatcaaagcattttcttttcatgaataatttgaaaatcccaaaatattttgttatttattatccctagaactacgcctggtctgattcatgcggggtcatgatacgtaggcaatctccataggattcgaccataacaaaaaaaaaggataaaaagGAAAGAGTGGGAGTGGAAATAAGGAAAATGGGAAAGAAAAGGAAAGCCGGAATGAAGCATGCACccattgcaaaacatgtagaaatacatttaactatataggtgcatcatacccccaacgtgcgattacctgtctgttatttgttcCAAACTAACCATTTGCTGATGTTACATCCAGCCCAGGTTTtatagaaaggtggttggttttgtggtagtctggcttcgcatccatacttcacgaggtTGAAGGGAAGCattgaaatgtcttcagaaatgactCTGCCAACAGTTCTTATTGCAGATGAGAGTCCGATCTCGGGCATCCCAACTTCAGAATCGGCAGTTGCCGAGGAAAACAGGCTACCgcatctccgcatgatggaaatttGGGACGCCTGGGCAAACGGAAGAGAACCACCAAGTACAATCCATGGATTTCCCGAGATTTTTtccagggcaagtgggacctccaacatccccataaactACCCAAACATACCACTAGGACACCCAACTATCTCGGCCCATTTTGTGGGAACACTTTCGGAGGTTCGCCCCAAGGTGTTAATGTCTGGTGCAACCTCAAATATCCTCACCGCTCCACCTTGCTTGGCCACGGCACAATCTACACTGCCCAGGCCTGGTTTTGACCCCTCAGCTTTCACTTTCCAAACACCCACGTTCCCAATGGAACCTCCTCAGTTTCCCACTTATACTTACTCTCAACCACCCCGATATGAACTCACTGTGGGGCAAAAAAATATCACCAAAactcctgagcaagaagagattgcgAAGAAAATGAGGAGTATGGAATAGAGTCTCAAAAGAATATAGGGTTTGAGTGGAtagaaaagtgtatcctatgccgacttatgtatgttccctcatgtgcatctACTATTGGGATTCAAAAACCCAAAATTTTAGACGTATGATGGACATGGTGATCCTATTGCTAatctcaagagatattgcaaccAGCTGCGAGGAGCCGGTGGGAAGGAAGAACTCttcatggcctatttcggagaaagtctggtcGACATCGCAtatgagtggtacatggaccaagataTGTCCCGCTAGCATATCTGGGATGACTTGGCTAGAGATTTCGTcaggcagttccagtacaacattgatattgctccagataggaactcattgacaaacttGAAGAATAAATCCTCGGAAAGCTTCTGAGAGTACGCAATTAAATGGTGTGAACAGGCCTCTAGGGTAAAGCCTCTGATGGATGAGattgaaatggtcacagttttcctCCAAGCTTAGAAggctgactacttccaaaatatgatgtccgcaatggaTAAACCATTCGCTGAAGccatcaagattggcgaaatggttgaaaatgggttgaaaacgaaCCGAATTCTAAGCCAATACGCCATCAGAGCtaccacccaagccattcagggtgggtctggaggagtGGTGAAGggcaaaaaaaaggaagaaacatctaTGGCAGCGTCGGGTGCAGGAAAACACCGTACTCCCAGATCTTTTTTCTCAGAAAGGACCCTGCAACAATATTACCCCCACCAAGACGTAGCCTATGCTCCTCAGCCTTACCCGGTTAAGAATGCTCAACCTTATGtccggccacaacaacaagccaaccggaaccaagctccatttcctagaaaccaGCCTCCTTACCAAAATCGCTACAACCCCCGACCTCCACAAAACAATTTCGACCATCGTGAACCACCCAAGAGGCCAAATTTTACACCAATTGGCGAACCCTACTCCAGCCTGTTACCAAAGCTTGTTCAAATGGGTCTGCTATAGCCCGTTcctcaaaccaggcaaaacccaacatcacccACTTACAGAGCCGGTACCTGATTCGCCTATcactcaggggcagaagggcacgACACAGATGACTGTTGGACTCTAAAGAGAGCCATGGAaaacttgatagaacaaaggaagatagtgctaaaggatgaagatattcccaatgtgactaacaacccactgtcggcccacaacaacgggccgataatcggaatgatttgtgaggacaaggaaTTTGACCTGGCATTGAAGGCCATCATTAAAATTGCTAATGTAGAGAAGAAACCAAAAGCTGCCCCGAAGCAAGACaaaagggagaaaaagaaaaaaaccacCCCTCCAAAGTTAGAAAAGAAAGTTGAAGTGGAAACTGGGGCAATGACTCCCAAAGATGTTGTTTTCTTTGTCCCTCGAGGCCGTAAGGAAAAGCAGTTGACTTTAAGTCCTCCCAGGAGATTCGAACTAAATAAGACAACCCAAATGTGTGTGACCAAAGGAGCTTATATTATGCAGGGGCGAATTAATCTACCAAGGCtgagtgagcccgtggttattggccgcgcACCTAAAAAGCCCATGACGGATCCTACCACTGTgccttggaactacaacaaatcAGTGGTGacttacaaaggaaaagaaatctcGGTAGAAGTTCAAGGAAATAACCCCGCTGAAAAGTATTGCAATTTGAAAGAGGTGAATAATGACACTAGAAAGAGCTACCCATCTAAGAATCCCGTAAGTGCCGAAGAAGCGGAGGCCTTCTTCCATAAGATGAAAATGGCGGATTATGAGGTGATCCACCAGCTTTGAAAATTTCCCGCACAAGTCTCCTGGCTATCTCTGTTGATGAATTCCACCAAACATCaaaaggtattgatcaagacccttaacgaagcatatgtgcctgttgagacttctgtagagcagttggagagaatggccgaaagatttttcgcaattaaccagatctccttcagcaaaaatgacttgccccCAGAAGGGGCCGCACACAACAAAGCCTTTCACCTGATAGTCAAATAcgaagggtactatgtgaaaagggttatgttggatggaggctctgGGGTAGACATTTGCCCACTCTCAACTTTGCAGCGTATGGAAATTGGTACCGAGAGAATctgacccaacaacgtctgtgtaCGTGCCTTCGATGGTATCAAAAGGGACACAATAGGAGAGATTGATCTGATTCTGACTATcggcccagtagactttgaagtaactggacacatcctacaattttctcttgGAAAGGCTGTGGATTCATGCAGCGGGGGTTgtgccttctactctccaccagatggtgaagttcgaacatgaggatcaggagattgtggttcacggggaagatgagcaatcGATTTATTGGGACCCGTCAGTCCTATGTCTTTAAGAAAGGGAAGGAAGTGAGCACATAGTCTATCAGGCCTTTGAAATCGTGGTCGCTAATTAGTGCGAAGAAGTAAAACCTTGTCCTCAACCCTTCCTTTCTaacgcatcagtcatggtggccaaggaaatgatcaggcacgGCTACAAGCCTTGGAAAAGGGCTTGGGAAATCATTGCAAGGAATAGCTAAACCTATCACCCCGACTgccagtgaaaagttctttgggGTTGGCTTCCCACCTACTACAGCTGATGTAAGATGGGCAGATGATAGAAAGAAtaatggttgggtcttgcctcagccagTGCCGCATCTGTACAGAATATTAATCAAGCCAAAATACAATGAAGAAGAGGAACAGAAGGCCTTTACGGCCGAAGGAATCGAAGAAATCTGTGGGGCCATGAGGAAGATACTATATGAAGCCCATATGGTTCAACTAGgggaaggcacaagcaccgctgaggtgctgtatatgggacctaatgccaaactgcataattggaaggctacaccattcccaatcaggcgggagtcccggtagacctgATTTTTCgctttttctgcatcacgagttattccagggtgtaactcggatgtttcctttagtttcctgtcttttaatttccaatgtaacccctgttatcttcaaattcaatgatatgaaatcaatatttcatcgtccatttctctttattctttctgatttggttatttttctcttttatttcttctttcagttctaataatgcggctttaagtaacatgacatgcttgcggacttcatgcccagatccaaacacgttGTCTAACTGTGAagtaatgaaccaagaaccggaatatgatgaagaagaggcttttagggaaataaatcgagaattggaacagtttgagaataaacctaagccgaacttaaatgatactgagcTGGTTAATTTGGGTACTTCTAAAgaaatcagggaaaccaagataagcattcacacaaaTGAGAAAACCCgggacgcattgatccaactt
This sequence is a window from Nicotiana sylvestris chromosome 3, ASM39365v2, whole genome shotgun sequence. Protein-coding genes within it:
- the LOC138887493 gene encoding uncharacterized protein; this encodes MYLQFENGLQAAADEGEKKKLSQENEALKAKIRKMKIAARNPERSRADERLISSLKKKALECQDDLEKSEASLAKARAQLVEKAKGRTQFVQQLKRKYEGTITSLRKKVTTLDNEAAKQAKDFRADKEHYYDLMAHMEEEIQQLQNQHLHDSQVLEDRNQQIGRLLQEKGRIRERIRAIADYITVKCKMCEDMTRATFFAVVMTFVRQIMSDLERLQGDLAYRLAARPNDVPRAQEH